A single region of the Manihot esculenta cultivar AM560-2 chromosome 12, M.esculenta_v8, whole genome shotgun sequence genome encodes:
- the LOC110628074 gene encoding microtubule-associated protein futsch — MPPSPALRYSPGREPRAENHKRGRSLEGGLFFKGKDDDLALFNEMQSRERENFLFQSSDDLEDTFSTKLRHFSDFKLGISIPIRGESSELLNADREKNDYDWLLTPPDTPLFPSLDDEPPPVNVASRGRLRSQPITISRSSTMEKSYRSSRGSASPNRLSPSPRSGNSSVQSRGRPSPVPHSSPTHSQRPATPSRRPSPPPNKASTPAPRSSTPTPRRTSTGSGARGTSPIRTSRGNSASPKIRAWQSNIPGFSSEAPPNLRTSLADRPASYVRGSSPASRNGRDSGSRFSRQSMSPTASRSVSSSHSQDRISSRSRGSVASSGDDDVDSVQSIHVGSLDRLASKRTETFPNNKATAFSKKSMRITSPSSVPKRSFDSALRQMDHRKAPQNMFRPLLSSVPSSTYYVGKTNSAHRPLISRNSSVTTSSNASSDQCTSGAPDTEGSDHHQEDMTIQIGEKTNSDVQEEVFAFDKVDMLNKNVKHDVGNESDFRVGDSHRNPATERQPNDSEEFSHQEIDIETSSASDTLCVKADFSEVDSTENIKVCSRCGCKYHTIEMIEKDINLCPDCSRQDSSVAASSLETITVAPETSSGFSLNFSEEDKRHDELETQVSILKLQSQVIDEVESRIIQQGDGVKCGQAPSNERSNMYAQESSLLRSLMEGDEQRIASQHGAEQPTGSHRLPDSDSGGQQLLRSGDSRSLKVDVSEGAGISVLLKRSSSIKGPVVQARTFVASSITYDDFSYTRDSANSLRSSFGHGSTSASSSVDFSSGRHVETRVQRQLSGRKSDMENNRHDTNTRPQSTGSSLSGTSNHTNHALGLATSTYEENIEAVIGDMKNEVMEGANQTSHGKVVASENKEMRVSSASFTGAIATEEDLYDHNGSNRLTDASTSSLSCHTVGVLLEENSVALLPTYEDSHLHENEDNFPNNASSVAGVEASVISPDPPVEMEQTMLNSSVDVLNDVGVPTHSSLASISEIETENLRQVSPGSENDDVSTNSKSTINEFQDHSIPTHSDKEMSTSVPEHGNSDHLHVIFEDSTVMVQEGSKARSLTLEEATDTILFCSSIVHDLAYRAAAIAIEKEDSVPLEGSRPAVTVLGKSTADRKDSRSRNTGKRTSKSMKVRQKKVESDTKSPSSKTENDENANESMVRNVGLPNKMDSAKPPKLESKCNCTIM; from the exons TGATGAGCCACCTCCGGTTAATGTTGCATCCAGGGGTAGACTTCGGAGTCAGCCTATTACTATATCAAGGTCATCCACG ATGGAGAAAAGTTACAGAAGCAGTAGGGGCAGTGCAAGTCCAAATCGCTTAAGTCCATCACCTCGGTCTGGTAATAGTTCGGTTCAATCCAGGGGAAGGCCATCACCAGTACCTCATTCTAGTCCAACTCATAGCCAACGACCTGCCACTCCATCACGTAGACCTTCTCCTCCCCCTAATAAAGCTTCAACGCCTGCTCCAAGGTCTTCAACTCCAACTCCAAGGAGGACAAGCACAGGTTCAGGAGCAAGGGGAACTTCCCCTATAAGGACAAGCCGTGGGAACTCTGCTTCACCAAAAATAAGGGCATGGCAATCCAATATCCCTGGTTTCTCTTCTGAAGCACCTCCCAATCTCCGCACTTCTCTGGCAGATCGACCAGCATCGTATGTAAGGGGTTCCTCACCAGCATCTAGAAATGGTAGGGACTCGGGCTCAAGATTTAGCAGGCAATCAATGTCTCCAACTGCTTCTAGAAGTGTTAGTTCATCACATAGTCAAGATCGTATTAGCTCACGCAGTAGAGGTTCTGTGGCATCATCtggtgatgatgatgtggactCTGTGCAATCCATTCATGTGGGTAGTTTGGACCGCTTGGCTTCAAAGAGGACTGAGACATTTCCAAATAATAAAGCTACGGCATTTTCTAAGAAATCAATGAGAATAACGTCTCCAAGTTCTGTTCCAAAAAGATCCTTTGACTCTGCTCTTCGTCAAATG GATCACCGGAAGGCTCCTCAGAACATGTTCAGGCCACTTTTATCTAGTGTGCCAAGTTCTACCTATTATGTCGGAAAAACAAATTCTGCACATCGTCCTTTGATATCCAGGAATTCTTCAGTTACAACCAGCAGTAATGCAAGTTCTGATCAATGTACCAGTGGTGCACCTGATACTGAAGGAAGTGACCACCACCAGGAAGACATGACAATTCAAATTGGGGAAAAAACAAATTCTGATGTGCAGGAAGAAGTATTTGCCTTTGATAAGGTGGATATGTTAAATAAGAATGTCAAGCATGATGTAGGTAACGAGTCAGACTTTCGAGTTGGTGATTCCCATAGAAACCCTGCAACTGAACGTCAACCTAATGACTCTGAAGAGTTCAGTCACCAGGAGATTGATATTGAAACCAGTTCTGCTTCTGACACTTTATGTGTCAAAGCTGATTTTTCGGAAGTCGATagtactgaaaacataaaagtttgTTCCAGATGTGGTTGCAAATATCATACCATTGAAATGATAGAAAAGGACATCAATCTTTGTCCAGATTGCAGTAGACAAGATAGTAGTGTGGCTGCCTCAAGTCTGGAGACAATAACAGTAGCTCCTGAGACTTCCTCAGGGTTTTCCTTGAATTTTTCTGAAGAAGACAAGCGACATGATGAACTTGAGACTCAGGTGTCCATACTCAAGTTGCAATCCCAAGTTATTGATGAAGTAGAGTCAAGGATTATTCAGCAAGGAGATGGTGTTAAATGTGGCCAAGCTCCATCCAATGAGCGAAGCAATATGTATGCCCAGGAAAGTTCTCTTCTTAGGTCACTAATGGAGGGAGATGAGCAGAGGATTGCTAGCCAGCATGGAGCTGAGCAGCCAACTGGTAGTCACAGACTGCCTGATAGTGACTCTGGAGGTCAGCAATTGCTGCGATCTGGTGACTCTCGAAGTCTCAAGGTGGACGTTTCAGAAGGTGCTGGCATTTCTGTACTGCTTAAGAGGTCAAGCAGCATCAAGGGGCCTGTCGTGCAAGCTAGAACTTTTGTTGCCTCTAGCATCACTTATGATGATTTCTCTTATACTAGAGATAGTGCAAACAGTTTGAGAAGCTCATTTGGACATGGCAGTACCTCTGCTTCATCCTCTGTTGACTTTAGCTCAGGCAGGCATGTCGAAACTCGTGTTCAAAGGCAGTTAAGTGGCAGGAAATCTGACATGGAGAACAACAGACATGACACAAATACTAGACCTCAAAGCACCGGATCATCTTTGTCTGGAACTTCAAACCACACTAACCATGCTTTAGGTCTTGCGACCAGCACCTATGAAGAGAACATTGAGGCTGTTATTGGTGATATGAAGAATGAAGTAATGGAAGGAGCAAATCAAACTTCTCATGGAAAAGTGGTGGCttcagaaaataaagaaatgagGGTTTCTAGTGCATCTTTTACTGGTGCAATAGCAACTGAAGAAGATTTATATGACCATAATGGCAGTAATAGATTAACGGATGCTTCTACCTCGAGTTTGTCATGCCATACAGTTGGTGTTCTGCTAGAGGAGAATTCAGTAGCATTGCTTCCAACTTATGAAGACTCTCATTTGCATGAAAATGAAGATAATTTTCCAAATAATGCTAGCAGTGTCGCAGGTGTAGAAGCATCAGTTATTTCTCCAGATCCCCCTGTTGAAATGGAACAGACCATGTTGAACTCTAGTGTTGATGTACTAAATGATGTTGGGGTGCCCACTCATAGTTCTCTGGCCTCAATATCAGAAATTGAAACTGAGAACTTGCGTCAAGTTTCCCCTGGCTCAGAGAATGATGATGTCTCCACAAATTCAAAGAGCACCATAAATGAATTTCAGGATCATTCAATCCCAACACATTCAGACAAGGAAATGTCTACTTCTGTTCCGGAGCATGGCAACTCAGATCACCTACATGTCATATTCG AGGATTCAACTGTAATGGTTCAGGAAGGAAGTAAAGCAAGAAGCCTAACCCTTGAAGAAGCAACGGATACAATACTTTTCTGTAGCTCCATTGTCCATGATCTGGCCTACCGCGCTGCAGCTATAGCCATTGAAAAAGAAGACTCGGTCCCTTTGGAAGGTTCTCGGCCAGCAGTTACAGTTCTGGGAAAATCCACTGCTGACAGAAAGGATTCACGCAGCAGAAATACAGGGAAACGCACATCAAAATCCATGAAAGTCAGACAGAAGAAGGTGGAATCGGATACAAAATCCCCTTCTAGCAAGACCGAGAACGATGAGAATGCCAATGAATCTATGGTGCGTAATGTTGGCCTTCCTAATAAAATGGACAGTGCAAAGCCTCCAAAGCTGGAATCCAAGTGTAATTGCACAATAATGTGA
- the LOC110627910 gene encoding uncharacterized membrane protein YuiD isoform X2, whose product MPSSHSATVTALAMAIGFQEGFGGSLFATALVVACIVMYDATGVRLHAGRQAEVLNQILYGLPAEHPLAESRPLRELLGHTPPQVIAGGVLGIVTAIVGHLIKMSTSRS is encoded by the exons ATGCCATCATCCCATTCTGCCACTGTTACTGCACTTGCCATGGCTATTGGGTTCCAGGAAGGCTTCGGAGGATCATTGTTTGCAACTGCACTAGTCGTAGCATGTATT GTTATGTATGATGCAACTGGTGTAAGACTACATGCTGGGCGTCAAGCAGAG GTCTTGAATCAGATTCTATATGGACTCCCTGCTGAGCATCCTCTGGCAGAAAGCAGACCTCTACGTGAGCTTCTTGGTCACACTCCTCCCCAG GTTATTGCTGGTGGCGTGCTCGGGATTGTGACAGCAATTGTTGGCCATTTAATCAAAATGAGCACAAGTAgaagttga
- the LOC110627910 gene encoding uncharacterized membrane protein YuiD isoform X1, with protein MAGDAAGSSIHNTVSSSFIFTNYPLIVAVVAFVIAQSSKLFIYWYKERRWDFKELVGSGGMPSSHSATVTALAMAIGFQEGFGGSLFATALVVACIVMYDATGVRLHAGRQAEVLNQILYGLPAEHPLAESRPLRELLGHTPPQVIAGGVLGIVTAIVGHLIKMSTSRS; from the exons ATGGCTGGTGATGCAGCTGGGTCATCTATCCACAACACTGTTTCTTCTTCATTCATATTTACCAACTATCCACTTATTGTTGCTGTTGTTGCCTTCGTTATAGCCCAATCCTCCAAGCTCTTCATTTATTG GTATAAGGAAAGGAGATGGGATTTCAAGGAACTTGTTGGGTCTGGTGGAATGCCATCATCCCATTCTGCCACTGTTACTGCACTTGCCATGGCTATTGGGTTCCAGGAAGGCTTCGGAGGATCATTGTTTGCAACTGCACTAGTCGTAGCATGTATT GTTATGTATGATGCAACTGGTGTAAGACTACATGCTGGGCGTCAAGCAGAG GTCTTGAATCAGATTCTATATGGACTCCCTGCTGAGCATCCTCTGGCAGAAAGCAGACCTCTACGTGAGCTTCTTGGTCACACTCCTCCCCAG GTTATTGCTGGTGGCGTGCTCGGGATTGTGACAGCAATTGTTGGCCATTTAATCAAAATGAGCACAAGTAgaagttga